In Mytilus edulis chromosome 7, xbMytEdul2.2, whole genome shotgun sequence, a single genomic region encodes these proteins:
- the LOC139482870 gene encoding uncharacterized protein, with protein sequence MSQCIKILKKIHAKEIHVDEFGKAKQFALFSVARPHMRSFHSSWFCFFMAFTSWFGIQPLLPTIRKELHLSKLDLANSGIASVAATIAVRVIIGPLCDRFGPRRTMAGLLMTGAVPMALSGLIKDGTDLIVLRLFIGVLGGTFVPCQFWTSAMFSPKIVGTANAIVGGWGNLGGGFTFLLMPGLFQLMKALGTDAFLAWKLAVVIPAVICVILGFSIIFTTDDCPQGHWSNKKLPEITIDISKNEIVKNEKGVPNLGFQPDLPYNEKQKEAIQETQVDVKKTKDLSEKKAEDSAQKGGKCTSDGCCTVVTVVILMMQYGMCFGVEIAVNTVMNLYLLYRFKKADCEQGNVPFFNSSNMTTKMPEENDNACSILNQDTASLITSLFGLMNLFARALGGVYSDVLRKHLSLAGRLIAHFTCLVCEGIMLIVFSQINSVPSAIGVMVLFSTCVQMTEGTTYAIVPYVSTKRIGIVAGLVGAGGNAGALIWNTIWRQYVETDPSGWFWLLGIIVLCGSTLTFFIQISGESIWHACLRCKSNKDKYEM encoded by the exons ATGTCGCAATGTATCAAAATCCTTAAAAAGATCCACGCCAAAGAAATACATGTAGATGAATTTGGAAAAGCAAAGCAGTTTGCATTATTTAGCGTTGCTCGTCCGCACATGAGGAGTTTCCATTCATCATGGTTTTGTTTCTTTATGGCTTTCACATCATGGTTTGGTATCCAACCTTTGCTTCCCACAATCAGGAAAGAGCTTCATTTATCGAAACTAGACTTGGCTAACTCCGGTATAGCAAGCGTAGCTGCCACTATAGCTGTACGTGTTATAATCGGACCTCTTTGTGATAGATTTGGACCAAGAAGAACTATGGCAGGTTTACTTATGACTGGAGCAGTTCCTATGGCACTATCGGGGTTAATCAAAGATGGAACAGATCTAATCGTCCTGCGGCTTTTTATTGGGGTTCTTGGAGGAACATTTGTACCTTGTCAGTTTTGGACAAGCGCCATGTTTAGTCCCAAGATTGTTGGTACGGCAAACGCGATAGTTGGTGGATGGGGTAATCTTGGTGGTGGCTTTACATTCTTACTAATGCCCGGATTGTTTCAGTTAATGAAAGCTTTAGGAACAGATGCATTTCTTGCATGGAAACTGGCAGTTGTGATTCCTGCTGTTATCTGTGTAATTTTAG GGTTCTCAATTATATTCACAACAGACGATTGCCCACAAGGTCACTGGTCGAACAAAAAACTACCAGAAATAACAATAGATATcagtaaaaatgaaattgttaaaaaCGAAAAGGGCGTCCCAAATTTAGGATTCCAACCTGACTTACCATACAATGAAAAACAGAAGGAAG CTATACAAGAAACACAAGTTGatgtaaagaaaacaaaagaccTTTCGGAAAAGAAAGCAGAAGACTCCGCACAGAAGGGCGGAAAATGTACATCCGATGGATGCTGTACAGTTGTAACGGTAGTTATTCTTATGATGCAATATGGGATGTGCTTTGGAGTGGAGATTGCCGTAAACACAGTAATGAATCTATATCTATTATACCGATTTAAAAAAGCCGATTGTGAGCAAGGTAATGTCCCATTTTTTAACTCTTCAAACATGACAACTAAAATGCCAGAAGAAAATGACAACGCATGCAGTATTTTGAACCAAGACACGGCAAGTTTAATTACATCTTTGTTTGGGCTGATGAATCTTTTTGCGAGAGCTCTTGGTGGAGTGTATTCAGATGTTTTGAGAAAACATTTAAGTCTAGCAGGTCGTCTTATTGCCCATTTTACTTGTTTAGTTTGTGAGGGCATCATGCTCATCGTATTTAGCCAGATAAACAGTGTTCCCTCTGCCATTGGTGTAATGGTTCTGTTCAGTACCTGCGTACAGATGACAGAAGGAACTACATATGCGATTGTCCCGTATGTTTCCACAAAGCGAATAGGTATAGTGGCTGGATTAGTCGGTGCGGGTGGAAATGCTGGCGCCCTGATTTGGAATACAATATGGCGACAATATGTTGAAACCGATCCAAGTGGATGGTTTTGGCTCTTAGGTATCATCGTTTTATGTGGCAGTACTTTGACATTTTTCATACAAATATCAGGCGAAAGCATATGGCATGCGTGTCTACGTTGTAAATCAAACAAAGACAAGTATGAAATGTAA